One region of Prosthecobacter debontii genomic DNA includes:
- a CDS encoding MSMEG_0569 family flavin-dependent oxidoreductase: protein METHYPVIIIGGGQAGLSMSYCLKEKGIAHLIFEKNRMAESWRSKRWDSFCLVTPNWQCTLPGFHYTGDDPKGFMVKEQIIEYIEAYARSFNPPLKEGVSVSRLRRNDSGVFEVKTDLGDFTADQVVVATGGYQTARLPRMTERFPAGITQLHSSDYKNANALPPGEVLVVGTGQSGCQIAEDLHLAGRKVHLCVGGAPRTARRYRGRDVVEWLHDMGYYDLPIHEHPKKDTVRAKANHYVTGRDGGRDIDLRRFAVEGMQLYGRLKEINGTTLTFADDLKQNLDQADTVADSIKTTIDKHIAAKGIEAPHEDRYSPLWHPEERPLSLDFAQTGITSIIWSMGYGTDYRWLEVPLFDGKGYPSHDRGITTVPGVYFIGLPWQYTWGSGRFSGVAQDARYLAQAIESRYVSPKAAVGHILNMWALGS from the coding sequence ATGGAAACCCACTATCCAGTCATCATCATCGGCGGCGGTCAGGCCGGCCTGTCCATGAGCTACTGCCTGAAGGAAAAAGGCATTGCTCACCTCATCTTTGAAAAAAACCGCATGGCCGAATCCTGGCGCAGCAAACGTTGGGACTCCTTTTGCCTCGTCACGCCGAACTGGCAATGCACACTTCCTGGCTTTCACTACACCGGCGATGATCCGAAGGGCTTCATGGTGAAGGAGCAGATCATCGAATACATCGAAGCCTATGCGCGTTCCTTCAATCCACCACTCAAAGAAGGCGTGTCCGTCTCTCGCTTGCGCCGCAACGATTCAGGTGTGTTTGAGGTGAAAACCGATCTGGGTGATTTCACTGCCGATCAAGTGGTGGTCGCCACGGGTGGTTATCAAACAGCTCGCCTGCCTCGTATGACCGAGCGTTTCCCGGCAGGGATCACGCAACTGCATTCGTCCGACTACAAGAACGCGAATGCCCTCCCTCCAGGTGAAGTGCTCGTCGTCGGCACGGGTCAGTCTGGTTGCCAGATCGCGGAGGACTTGCATCTAGCCGGACGCAAGGTGCATCTCTGCGTCGGCGGTGCCCCTCGCACAGCGAGACGTTATCGCGGGCGGGATGTGGTCGAGTGGCTGCATGACATGGGTTATTATGATCTGCCGATTCATGAACATCCGAAAAAGGACACTGTCCGCGCCAAGGCCAATCACTACGTGACCGGGCGTGATGGTGGACGCGACATTGACCTGCGGCGTTTTGCCGTGGAGGGCATGCAGCTCTATGGGCGGCTCAAGGAGATCAACGGCACGACATTGACCTTCGCCGATGATCTCAAACAAAACCTGGATCAGGCTGATACGGTGGCGGATAGCATCAAGACGACGATTGATAAACACATCGCGGCCAAGGGCATTGAGGCTCCACATGAGGATCGTTATTCGCCCCTGTGGCATCCTGAGGAGAGGCCTCTGTCACTCGACTTTGCGCAGACGGGCATCACCAGCATCATCTGGAGCATGGGCTATGGCACCGACTATCGCTGGCTGGAGGTCCCGCTCTTTGATGGCAAAGGTTATCCGAGCCATGATCGCGGTATCACCACGGTGCCAGGGGTCTATTTCATCGGGCTTCCGTGGCAATACACCTGGGGTAGCGGTCGCTTCTCGGGGGTTGCTCAAGATGCGCGTTATCTGGCCCAGGCCATCGAGTCCCGTTATGTGTCACCCAAGGCGGCCGTGGGTCATATTTTAAACATGTGGGCGCTCGGCTCCTAG
- the gcvH gene encoding glycine cleavage system protein GcvH, with translation MSNVPDQLRYRDSHEWVDPTQEISPVGITDHAQAELTDVVFVELPKLGPATAGQQVCVVESVKAASDIYAPVSGEIVEVNEALNSDPGLINTDPYGAGWIFKIKASNAADAAALMDATTYKAHIG, from the coding sequence ATGAGCAACGTTCCCGATCAACTTCGTTACCGTGACTCTCACGAGTGGGTGGACCCCACTCAGGAAATCAGCCCGGTGGGAATCACCGATCATGCCCAAGCGGAGCTGACAGACGTGGTTTTCGTCGAACTCCCCAAGCTCGGACCGGCGACCGCAGGTCAGCAGGTCTGTGTGGTTGAATCCGTGAAAGCGGCCAGCGATATCTACGCTCCGGTGAGTGGCGAGATCGTGGAAGTGAACGAAGCCCTCAACAGCGATCCTGGCCTTATCAACACCGATCCCTACGGTGCTGGCTGGATCTTCAAGATCAAGGCCAGCAACGCGGCGGATGCCGCTGCCCTGATGGATGCCACCACATACAAGGCGCACATCGGCTGA
- a CDS encoding MSMEG_0567/Sll0786 family nitrogen starvation N-acetyltransferase, which translates to MLFDNYPPFRPRDFVFKIASTPNELAGYWALRRAVFCEEQHVFHDGDDRDAIDEHAYPIICATLVAGMVDEVIGTVRIDERAPRLWYGSRLCVHRDYRRLTEMSSSVSVRSHQPVYRGFGAIGAGLIYKAVSTANKIGCDEFLADVQEQNAKFFQRLHWQRLGERQLHGRLHVHMRAELPHYPPAAMVA; encoded by the coding sequence ATGCTTTTTGATAACTACCCTCCGTTCCGCCCGCGTGATTTTGTCTTTAAGATCGCGAGCACACCCAATGAACTCGCCGGTTACTGGGCGCTGAGAAGAGCGGTGTTCTGTGAAGAGCAACATGTCTTTCATGATGGCGATGATCGTGATGCCATTGATGAGCATGCCTACCCCATCATCTGTGCTACGCTAGTCGCTGGCATGGTGGACGAGGTGATCGGCACCGTGCGTATTGACGAGCGCGCACCTCGCCTCTGGTATGGCAGCCGTCTGTGTGTGCATCGCGACTATCGCCGTCTCACCGAGATGAGCAGCAGTGTCAGCGTGCGCAGTCATCAGCCGGTGTATCGCGGGTTCGGTGCTATCGGTGCAGGCTTGATTTACAAAGCGGTGTCCACGGCTAACAAAATAGGTTGTGATGAGTTCCTGGCGGATGTGCAGGAGCAGAACGCCAAATTCTTCCAGCGTCTGCACTGGCAGCGATTGGGGGAGCGGCAACTGCATGGTCGCTTACATGTGCATATGCGGGCGGAACTGCCTCATTATCCTCCGGCGGCGATGGTGGCGTAG
- a CDS encoding MSMEG_0568 family radical SAM protein has translation MMTYETALVSRKQWLLSELQSLGLRMLDEASSASSRRGGAGPSDHKAVSIMGTTIMVPIHTRPAHHSPFTASVPGNDGRAMLYRDGEPESPILFPRQPRFYSMETEEGIPYWKIAQLHSHNVLATTVLQTCIRYGNTSTKCQFCAIGESLKGDRTIARKTPEQLAEVAEAAKRFDGIEQVVLTTGTPPTEDRGAAVLTEVARAIKLRTGLAIQAQCEPPADFIWFRHLHEAGVDSLGMHLEAWDEEVRARIMPGKAQVPVSYYLKAFQAAVEVFGRGQVSTYLLAGLGDTKESLLGACQQLIALGVYPFVVPFVPIGGTQLENRPPPSSDFMRSILLPLGEMLTAAGMTSDTVKAGCAKCGACSSLSSFEKQTSCAA, from the coding sequence ATGATGACCTACGAGACCGCCTTGGTCAGCCGGAAGCAATGGCTGCTGTCTGAGTTGCAATCCCTCGGGCTGCGCATGCTGGATGAGGCCTCTTCCGCCTCCAGCCGACGAGGCGGTGCGGGTCCCAGCGATCATAAAGCCGTGTCTATCATGGGCACGACGATCATGGTGCCCATCCACACGCGTCCGGCGCATCACTCGCCCTTCACGGCGAGTGTTCCTGGTAATGATGGTCGCGCCATGTTGTATCGCGACGGCGAACCGGAATCGCCTATCCTGTTTCCGCGTCAGCCGCGCTTTTACTCGATGGAGACTGAGGAGGGCATTCCATATTGGAAGATCGCCCAACTGCACTCTCACAACGTGTTGGCAACAACGGTGCTGCAAACCTGCATCCGTTATGGCAATACCTCCACGAAGTGCCAGTTCTGCGCCATTGGTGAATCGCTGAAAGGCGACCGCACCATTGCCCGCAAGACCCCGGAGCAACTGGCGGAAGTGGCGGAGGCGGCCAAGCGATTCGACGGCATCGAGCAAGTGGTTCTCACCACAGGCACACCACCCACGGAGGATCGCGGTGCGGCCGTGCTGACGGAAGTGGCTCGTGCCATCAAGCTGCGCACGGGTTTGGCCATCCAGGCACAGTGCGAACCTCCAGCGGACTTCATCTGGTTCAGACATCTGCATGAGGCCGGAGTGGATTCTCTGGGCATGCATCTGGAGGCCTGGGATGAAGAGGTGCGTGCCCGCATCATGCCGGGGAAGGCCCAGGTGCCGGTGTCCTACTACCTCAAAGCCTTCCAAGCCGCCGTGGAGGTTTTTGGGCGAGGTCAGGTCAGTACCTATCTGCTCGCGGGGTTGGGTGATACAAAAGAAAGTTTGTTAGGCGCTTGTCAGCAGCTCATCGCCCTCGGTGTGTATCCCTTCGTGGTGCCCTTTGTGCCCATTGGTGGAACGCAGCTTGAGAACCGTCCGCCGCCGTCCTCGGACTTCATGCGCTCCATCCTCCTCCCGCTCGGGGAGATGCTCACGGCTGCGGGCATGACCTCGGACACGGTGAAGGCGGGCTGTGCCAAATGCGGGGCCTGTTCCTCACTCTCTTCCTTTGAAAAACAAACGTCCTGCGCTGCCTGA
- a CDS encoding aspartate kinase, whose protein sequence is MALIVQKYGGTSVGNPERIRNCARRILETQRAGHQVVAVVSAMSGVTDSLIKLAKEVSPEQDPSEREMDVLLSTGEQTTIALTAMAINALGGKAVSLTGAQAGISTDRVHTKARIVNITPDAVHKMLDEGNIVMLAGFQGETASGEITTLGRGGSDLTAIAMAAAIKADICQIYTDVDGVYTCDPRVVKSATKIQEISYDEMLEMASSGSKVMQSRSVEFAKKFGVRFEVRSSLNNNPGTLVKEETPGMESVVVRGVSLERNQAKITIDDVPDRPGISSVIFGAIASANVVIDVIVQNVSFDGETDISFTLSAADLPKAEKALREILPTLGDKVTLRTESGVAKLSVVGIGMRSHSGVAARMFKALADVSANILMISTSEIKTAVIVKEADIEKASVAVHTAFGLDAA, encoded by the coding sequence ATGGCCCTCATTGTCCAGAAATACGGCGGCACCTCCGTCGGCAATCCAGAACGCATTCGCAACTGCGCACGTCGCATCCTGGAAACCCAGCGTGCTGGTCACCAAGTGGTGGCTGTCGTCTCCGCCATGTCTGGGGTGACCGATAGCCTCATCAAGCTTGCCAAAGAAGTTTCCCCTGAGCAGGACCCCAGTGAGCGCGAGATGGACGTGCTCCTTTCCACCGGTGAGCAGACCACCATCGCCCTCACCGCCATGGCCATCAATGCCCTGGGTGGCAAAGCCGTCTCGCTGACCGGTGCTCAGGCTGGCATCTCTACGGACCGCGTCCATACCAAGGCCCGCATCGTCAACATCACCCCCGATGCCGTGCATAAGATGCTGGATGAGGGAAATATCGTCATGCTGGCCGGTTTCCAGGGAGAAACGGCCAGCGGCGAAATCACCACCCTCGGCCGTGGTGGCAGTGACCTGACCGCCATCGCCATGGCAGCCGCGATCAAAGCTGATATCTGCCAGATCTACACCGATGTGGACGGTGTCTATACCTGTGACCCTCGTGTGGTGAAAAGTGCCACCAAGATTCAGGAGATCAGCTACGACGAAATGCTCGAGATGGCCTCCAGCGGCAGCAAGGTCATGCAGAGCCGCAGCGTCGAGTTTGCGAAAAAATTTGGTGTCCGCTTCGAAGTGCGCAGCAGCCTTAACAACAACCCAGGAACCCTCGTGAAAGAAGAAACCCCCGGCATGGAATCCGTCGTCGTTCGCGGCGTCAGCCTTGAGCGCAATCAGGCCAAAATCACCATTGATGACGTGCCCGACCGTCCCGGCATCTCCTCCGTGATCTTCGGAGCCATCGCCAGTGCCAACGTCGTCATCGACGTGATCGTGCAGAACGTGTCTTTTGATGGTGAAACCGACATCTCCTTCACCCTCAGCGCCGCCGATCTGCCCAAGGCTGAAAAAGCCCTGCGCGAGATCCTGCCGACCTTGGGTGACAAAGTGACCCTGCGCACCGAATCCGGCGTGGCTAAGCTGAGCGTTGTCGGCATCGGCATGCGCAGCCACAGCGGTGTCGCCGCCCGCATGTTCAAAGCCCTGGCCGACGTGAGCGCCAACATCCTCATGATCTCCACCAGCGAGATCAAGACCGCCGTCATTGTGAAAGAAGCCGACATCGAGAAGGCTTCCGTCGCGGTGCATACGGCTTTCGGTCTGGACGCCGCGTAA
- a CDS encoding transposase — protein TSRQLLAALPELGKVSRGQIAALAGLAPYNRDSGKWRGRRFISGGRSCVRRVLYMAALAASRHNPELKVFYKRLKEAGKPSKVALVATARKLLIHLNAILARHFKKTSSNTCL, from the coding sequence ACCAGTCGCCAGTTGCTCGCAGCGCTGCCGGAGTTGGGCAAAGTATCGCGAGGGCAGATCGCGGCGCTGGCAGGCCTAGCGCCTTACAACCGGGACAGTGGCAAATGGCGTGGGCGGCGTTTTATCTCAGGCGGACGCAGCTGTGTGCGGCGTGTGCTTTACATGGCAGCGTTGGCGGCCAGCCGCCATAATCCAGAACTGAAGGTGTTCTACAAGCGTCTGAAGGAAGCCGGCAAGCCGTCCAAAGTGGCGCTGGTGGCGACGGCCCGCAAGTTGCTGATCCATCTCAATGCTATCCTCGCTCGCCACTTTAAAAAAACTTCTTCTAACACTTGCCTTTAA
- a CDS encoding Nit6803 family nitrilase: MATIRAAAVQIAPDLTSAEGTVDRICRAVADAAAQGVEIAVFPETFVPYYPYFSFVEPPVSAGKEHLRLYENAVEIPGWVPEVLSQQAQKHSMVLVVGVNEREQGSLYNTQLIFDADGTLALKRRKITPTYHERMIWGQGDGSGMKVVQTEVGRVGALACWEHYNPLARFSLMAQHEQIHCAQFPGSMVGPIFRDQIEVTIRHHALESGCFVINSTGWLTDEQITSITGDPKMQKALRGGCYTAIISPEGALMSEPITEGEGMAIADLDFALITKRKRMMDSVGHYSRPDIFTLRQNFQENLQVMPKNGVPSATEESWPNTQLNHDHDDLRDRLGQPEAMAAV; this comes from the coding sequence ATGGCGACAATTCGAGCAGCAGCGGTGCAGATCGCACCGGATCTTACCAGTGCCGAAGGCACGGTGGATCGCATCTGCCGGGCCGTGGCGGACGCCGCTGCCCAGGGGGTGGAGATCGCGGTATTCCCGGAGACCTTCGTCCCTTATTATCCCTACTTCAGCTTCGTGGAGCCGCCGGTGAGTGCCGGGAAGGAGCACCTGCGGCTTTATGAAAATGCGGTGGAGATTCCTGGATGGGTGCCTGAGGTGCTGAGCCAGCAGGCGCAAAAGCACAGCATGGTCCTCGTCGTCGGGGTGAACGAGCGTGAGCAAGGGTCGCTCTACAACACGCAGCTTATCTTTGATGCCGATGGCACCCTTGCGCTGAAACGCCGCAAGATCACGCCCACCTACCACGAGCGCATGATCTGGGGGCAGGGGGATGGCTCGGGCATGAAGGTCGTGCAGACGGAGGTTGGTCGGGTGGGGGCTCTCGCTTGCTGGGAGCATTACAACCCTCTTGCCCGCTTCAGCCTCATGGCCCAGCATGAGCAGATCCACTGCGCGCAGTTTCCCGGCAGCATGGTGGGGCCGATCTTTCGGGATCAGATCGAAGTGACCATCCGGCATCACGCTCTGGAATCCGGCTGCTTCGTCATCAACTCCACGGGCTGGCTGACCGATGAGCAAATCACCTCCATCACCGGCGATCCGAAGATGCAAAAGGCGCTGCGAGGTGGCTGCTACACGGCGATCATTTCGCCCGAGGGAGCCCTGATGAGTGAACCCATTACGGAGGGGGAAGGCATGGCGATTGCTGATCTCGACTTTGCCCTCATCACGAAACGCAAACGCATGATGGACAGCGTCGGTCATTACTCACGGCCCGACATCTTCACCCTGCGTCAAAACTTCCAGGAAAACCTCCAGGTCATGCCGAAAAACGGCGTGCCGTCAGCCACCGAAGAATCCTGGCCTAACACTCAACTCAATCACGATCATGATGACCTACGAGACCGCCTTGGTCAGCCGGAAGCAATGGCTGCTGTCTGA
- a CDS encoding MSMEG_0570 family nitrogen starvation response protein: protein MPAVHYTVELPDGTRRQCYSPSTVIHDHFKKGEVMPMKDFITRSRTALNAASERVRQRFGFACSSAMDQLSEIEGWGRSYPADQTVRIISL, encoded by the coding sequence ATGCCCGCTGTCCATTACACCGTTGAACTGCCGGATGGCACCCGTCGGCAGTGTTACTCTCCCTCCACCGTCATTCACGATCATTTCAAAAAGGGCGAGGTTATGCCCATGAAGGACTTCATTACCCGCAGCCGCACGGCCCTGAACGCCGCCAGCGAGCGAGTGCGCCAGCGTTTCGGTTTCGCCTGCTCGTCCGCCATGGACCAGCTCAGCGAGATCGAGGGCTGGGGCCGCAGCTATCCCGCCGACCAGACGGTCCGCATCATCAGTCTCTGA
- a CDS encoding MSMEG_0572/Sll0783 family nitrogen starvation response protein, giving the protein MPEVTHPAHKDGDILVNYEEKVFEDVKANPGEKALVTFHGVAHEGSIGLVNTLVATRLLRKGYETSILLYGPGVTMGFQKGFPTLGDEAFPGHLLVNKRLAQFMAEGGKIYACRFSTQALYGQTEKAFIPGIIPINPLDVLDINLIHGRAGAVVIHSWNL; this is encoded by the coding sequence ATGCCTGAAGTAACCCACCCTGCTCACAAAGACGGAGACATCTTGGTCAACTATGAAGAGAAAGTCTTCGAGGACGTGAAGGCCAATCCCGGGGAGAAAGCCCTGGTCACCTTTCACGGTGTCGCTCATGAGGGCTCCATTGGTCTGGTCAATACTCTGGTGGCCACCCGCCTGCTGCGCAAAGGCTATGAGACCTCCATCCTGCTCTATGGTCCTGGTGTGACCATGGGCTTCCAGAAGGGTTTCCCCACGCTCGGCGATGAAGCTTTCCCCGGCCACCTGCTGGTGAATAAGCGTCTTGCTCAGTTCATGGCGGAAGGTGGCAAGATCTACGCCTGCCGGTTCTCCACTCAGGCTTTGTATGGCCAGACGGAGAAAGCCTTCATCCCCGGCATCATCCCAATCAACCCGCTGGACGTCCTGGATATCAATCTCATCCACGGCCGTGCGGGTGCCGTGGTCATCCATTCCTGGAACCTCTGA
- the leuD gene encoding 3-isopropylmalate dehydratase small subunit gives MALAKITQVTGTAVHVPGSDIDTDRIIPARFMKCVTFDGLGEFAFYDVRFDKDGKPTGHPVDDPRHQGASILLSGPNFGCGSSREHAPQALYRFGFRAIIAESFAEIFFGNCTTLGIPCVVATAADIAKVAAAVDVNPALEVTVDVANSRVVYGDDSFSVKIPSTAHDALTAGKWDPIAELLEAKDAIHSRMTEMGWVK, from the coding sequence ATGGCCCTCGCAAAGATCACCCAAGTCACCGGCACTGCCGTTCACGTTCCAGGTTCCGACATTGACACGGACCGCATCATTCCAGCCCGTTTCATGAAGTGCGTCACCTTTGACGGCCTCGGTGAGTTCGCTTTCTACGACGTGCGCTTCGATAAGGACGGCAAACCGACTGGCCATCCGGTGGACGATCCTCGCCATCAAGGAGCCTCCATCCTGCTTTCTGGCCCGAACTTCGGCTGCGGCAGCTCCCGTGAGCACGCCCCTCAGGCTCTTTACCGCTTCGGTTTCCGCGCCATCATCGCCGAGAGCTTCGCTGAGATCTTCTTTGGCAACTGCACCACTCTGGGCATCCCGTGTGTGGTCGCAACCGCCGCTGACATCGCCAAAGTGGCTGCTGCTGTGGACGTGAACCCAGCTCTGGAAGTGACTGTGGACGTGGCAAACAGCCGTGTCGTTTACGGTGACGACAGCTTCAGCGTGAAGATCCCCTCCACCGCTCACGATGCGCTGACCGCAGGCAAGTGGGACCCCATCGCCGAACTCCTGGAAGCCAAAGACGCCATTCACAGCCGCATGACTGAGATGGGCTGGGTCAAATAA
- a CDS encoding acetylxylan esterase, producing MKAWLFLPALLLCSASLTCGQSPRPIRDLNGYFPFTPAADAQAWSERRAEIEQRVRVASGLWPMPEKTPLNAVVHGRVEREDYTIDRVFFESLPGHFVTGSLYLPKNRTGKIPAILCPHGHWPDGRFMDVGLGTEALKKQLDTKAEERECAARSPLQARCVQLARMGCAVFHYDMLGYADSIQFPVHRHGAGPEGFLSPAADLRLQTYFGLHTWNSVRALDFLLSQEGIDENRIGCTGASGGGTQTMMLTGMDPRITAAFPCVMVSTAMQGGCTCENTHYLRINQGNVDIAALTAPRPLGITAADDWTKEVETKGLPDLKKLYAMLGVPDHITAHIATQFPHNYNLPSRLAMYEFFNKHFQLGLKSPIQEQDFTFSTKADLTVWTTEHPAPTGDAVGDTHEKAVCAWMTTQDEKNIDSLVKEADTTRVREVVGSAWETIVGRKTPTAADVAYEMLSKEDKTDFLIVKGRITNSRDDEALEATFLYPTKWNGEASLWLSLKGPSSILEGETPTTAAQKLLDQGIAIACPSLYLEGATEQPKAGDNLKAKPNDFREFSGYTFGYNPTLLARRVHDAMTMVTMMQNQEKYPVKQLKIHGTEGAGPIALVTGVVLKLDGVTAELDGFRFADLTSPWDVNFVPGAVKYGDVEALLKLNGL from the coding sequence ATGAAAGCCTGGCTCTTCCTCCCTGCCCTCCTGCTTTGCTCCGCCTCCCTGACCTGTGGGCAATCTCCACGGCCTATTCGGGACCTGAATGGCTACTTTCCCTTTACCCCCGCGGCCGATGCCCAGGCCTGGAGCGAACGCCGAGCCGAGATTGAGCAACGCGTGCGGGTCGCTTCTGGACTCTGGCCCATGCCGGAAAAGACCCCACTGAATGCCGTGGTGCATGGTCGGGTGGAGCGGGAGGATTACACCATTGACCGAGTCTTTTTCGAGAGCCTGCCAGGGCATTTCGTCACCGGTAGCCTGTATCTGCCGAAAAACCGCACGGGGAAAATCCCCGCCATCCTCTGCCCACACGGTCACTGGCCGGACGGCCGGTTTATGGATGTGGGCCTAGGCACTGAGGCACTGAAAAAGCAGCTCGATACGAAAGCTGAGGAGAGAGAATGCGCCGCGAGGTCACCCCTCCAGGCCCGCTGTGTGCAGCTCGCCCGCATGGGCTGTGCGGTGTTTCACTATGACATGCTCGGTTACGCGGACTCCATCCAGTTTCCCGTGCATCGGCATGGCGCAGGCCCGGAAGGTTTCTTGAGCCCCGCTGCCGATCTCCGGCTGCAGACCTACTTTGGCCTGCACACCTGGAATAGCGTCCGCGCTCTGGATTTCCTGCTCAGTCAGGAGGGCATCGATGAAAACCGCATCGGCTGCACCGGAGCCAGCGGCGGAGGCACCCAGACCATGATGCTCACGGGCATGGATCCGCGCATTACGGCCGCGTTCCCCTGTGTGATGGTTTCCACCGCCATGCAGGGCGGCTGCACCTGTGAAAACACCCACTACCTGCGCATCAATCAAGGCAATGTGGACATCGCCGCACTCACCGCCCCACGTCCACTGGGCATCACCGCAGCGGACGACTGGACCAAGGAAGTGGAAACCAAGGGTCTGCCTGATCTGAAGAAGCTGTATGCCATGCTCGGCGTGCCGGATCACATCACCGCGCACATCGCCACGCAGTTTCCGCACAACTACAACCTGCCCTCCCGGTTGGCGATGTATGAGTTCTTCAATAAGCACTTCCAGTTAGGCCTGAAGAGCCCCATTCAGGAGCAGGACTTCACCTTTTCCACTAAAGCCGATCTCACCGTCTGGACGACCGAACATCCCGCTCCCACGGGCGATGCGGTGGGCGACACCCATGAAAAAGCCGTGTGCGCCTGGATGACCACTCAGGATGAGAAGAACATCGACAGCCTGGTGAAGGAGGCGGACACGACTCGAGTTCGTGAGGTGGTCGGCAGTGCCTGGGAAACCATCGTCGGTCGCAAGACACCGACTGCGGCTGACGTCGCCTATGAAATGCTGAGCAAGGAGGACAAGACTGACTTCCTCATCGTCAAAGGTCGCATCACCAATAGCCGCGATGATGAAGCGTTGGAAGCCACGTTCCTCTACCCCACGAAGTGGAACGGCGAAGCCAGTCTCTGGCTCAGCCTTAAGGGCCCGAGCTCCATTCTCGAGGGTGAAACGCCCACCACCGCTGCCCAAAAGCTACTGGATCAAGGCATCGCCATCGCCTGCCCTTCGCTGTATTTGGAAGGCGCGACCGAGCAGCCCAAAGCGGGTGATAATCTCAAAGCCAAACCCAACGACTTCCGAGAATTCAGCGGCTACACCTTCGGTTATAACCCCACGCTCCTGGCCCGCCGTGTGCATGATGCGATGACCATGGTCACCATGATGCAAAATCAGGAAAAATACCCAGTGAAGCAGCTCAAGATCCACGGCACCGAAGGGGCAGGCCCCATCGCCCTCGTCACGGGTGTCGTTTTGAAACTCGACGGCGTCACCGCCGAGCTCGACGGCTTCCGCTTCGCCGATCTCACCAGCCCCTGGGATGTGAACTTTGTGCCCGGTGCGGTGAAGTATGGCGATGTCGAGGCACTGCTGAAACTGAATGGGCTGTGA